A genomic segment from Actinomyces lilanjuaniae encodes:
- a CDS encoding alpha-amylase translates to MEAVPPVLMPAWVALVAALGAAAVAIWLLRTFLVTRRDLSLEVGDIPMAADERQRWGDQLTTITSRWEAGELDLRGLHLELASLVRGFAQARSGQEVTTATVTEILDMADTSGPRSVMDRLRRARREGRPVDTNPLGYVGELLAVWEQPSFDREPEAAAQEAIDRAGWVVSQW, encoded by the coding sequence GTGGAGGCTGTCCCCCCCGTCCTCATGCCGGCGTGGGTGGCGCTGGTAGCGGCACTAGGCGCCGCCGCCGTGGCTATCTGGCTGCTGCGCACCTTCCTGGTCACACGCCGCGACCTGTCCCTGGAGGTCGGAGACATCCCCATGGCTGCCGACGAGCGGCAGCGCTGGGGCGACCAGCTGACGACGATCACCTCCCGCTGGGAGGCCGGGGAGCTGGACCTGCGTGGGCTGCACCTGGAGCTGGCGTCCCTGGTGCGCGGCTTCGCCCAGGCCCGCTCCGGGCAGGAGGTGACCACGGCGACGGTCACCGAGATCCTGGACATGGCTGACACGAGCGGCCCCCGCTCCGTCATGGACAGGCTGCGCCGTGCCCGCCGGGAGGGACGTCCCGTGGACACCAACCCCCTGGGCTACGTGGGCGAGCTCCTGGCAGTGTGGGAGCAGCCCTCCTTCGACCGGGAGCCTGAGGCGGCCGCCCAGGAGGCCATCGACAGGGCGGGGTGGGTGGTCTCCCAGTGGTGA